Below is a genomic region from Camelina sativa cultivar DH55 unplaced genomic scaffold, Cs unpScaffold01717, whole genome shotgun sequence.
GGACTGACAATGAGATTCCAATCAATGATGCACTTCCTGAAAAGCAATTAATGGCAATTCAACTCTCAGATAAGAGCCATGAAACTTGGAAAAAACTTGAAATAATCTGAAACTTTGTTGTCCACCCACAAACTTTGCAGTCGACCCAGGAACTTTCAAGTGgactcttccttttctttcccACTTCCTTTTACTCttcacaaacatttttttagaatttgcCTCGCCTCCATTGTCATTGTCAATTTGATACCTATCAACAAGTTCGTTCTTTAGTTCCCAAATCATACCacatcaaaatcatcataaTTTATTGAACAGATAATCTTCTTAAATTAATCTTATCAGAATTGTTGACAAAAGCCACTAGAATCACTATTTCCGGCTCAAACGACAAAAACGACTATTTGATTTCTACTCTTGTTTAGGGTTTAATCTTTCATTGTGTCgtttatattattcattttctattttttaaatgaaaatgacacTTCTATAGTTACGAAATTAAATACATGGTTTAGTGTCTTTTTACAACAAATTAGTACTATTCGAGTAAGTAAAACTTTATATGTgctagtctagtaataaaccaaaatatttgcgctagtttagtaattttttcaaaatgaaaTATCTCATACCAGCTATATTACTTCTCATAATTAGctaataagatttatttttaaatgaaaatggcTGGTCAACGCCCGTAAAGATatgatatctaatatatatttttttctatatttattattaattcaaatttaatcaaattttattcataaagatatttttatattactaaCCGCGCGTTCtagatatattaaaatatattattaaaagtaaaaaaaagagagttagataaattagttttaataataaaaataacttatatgtatatatatatataatattttatattatattaagtaATAAGCTAATGATAATGCACCAACTACACACAAGAATATAAGgttctatatatagataaacacattgtaaattaataaaagatttaTTGCCTGTAATTTGGACTTAGTGATAAGAAACCTAATGAGTAGAGAAACCCTTTCGTTGCTATATAAACAGTCTTTGTGCCAACAAACTTGAcaaatcatacaaaataaaaataaagataatgagGAAATTGAAATTATCTTTGATAGCGAATGAGAGATCAAGAAAAAAGACAttcatgaagaggaagaaagggatAATGAAGAAACTTCACGAGTTGACAACTCTTTGTGGTGTCCAAGCTTGTGGGGTCATCTACAGTCCGTATCAGGCGGTACCAGAGGTTTGGCCGTCAAAGGAAGGTGCACAAGAGGTGGCTATGAAGTTTATGGAGATCCCGATGGcaacaagaaccaaaaagatGATGGATCAAGATACGTATTTGCGGGAGCAGattaccaaaataaaagagCAAGTAGACAAACTGGCTGCTGAGAATCAGGAGTTACAAGTTAAACGATTTATGTTTGATTGTCTTGAAGGAAAGATGTCAAAGTATCATTATGGTGCAAAAGACCTTCACGATTTGCATCGCTATATTGATCAATATATCAATCAGCTTACTCAAAGGATGCAAAGTCTTGTAGAAAATGgtgagtcttcttctttccctcCTCTTCCTATTGGAGTTGCGGATATAAATCCACCTGCTGTTGCAGATTTTTCTGTTGATGTGAATACAGACGCGATAAGTgctgctagagagttttgtgcTCATATTCCataccaaaatatgaatatgaaCCAAAATCTGCA
It encodes:
- the LOC104774162 gene encoding agamous-like MADS-box protein AGL36 — translated: MRKLKLSLIANERSRKKTFMKRKKGIMKKLHELTTLCGVQACGVIYSPYQAVPEVWPSKEGAQEVAMKFMEIPMATRTKKMMDQDTYLREQITKIKEQVDKLAAENQELQVKRFMFDCLEGKMSKYHYGAKDLHDLHRYIDQYINQLTQRMQSLVENGESSSFPPLPIGVADINPPAVADFSVDVNTDAISAAREFCAHIPYQNMNMNQNLQEPVQYHTSHDFYGHIQEEVYNSMTWIHDLNSDLNHNMTLNLDLNSNQYLNQENSFNDMMLA